In Chloroflexota bacterium, one genomic interval encodes:
- the rpsU gene encoding 30S ribosomal protein S21, whose translation MTEVTLMDGETFDSLLRRFNRKVQHDGVLSEIKRREHYEPPSMVRKKKAAAKKRKSFRSRGPS comes from the coding sequence GTGACGGAGGTTACCCTGATGGATGGGGAAACCTTTGACAGCCTACTCCGGCGCTTTAACCGAAAGGTCCAGCATGACGGGGTCCTCTCGGAGATAAAGCGACGGGAGCATTATGAGCCTCCCAGCATGGTCCGAAAGAAGAAGGCGGCCGCCAAGAAGCGTAAGAGCTTCAGGAGCCGGGGGCCGAGTTGA